Proteins encoded together in one Chitinophaga lutea window:
- a CDS encoding Gfo/Idh/MocA family protein — translation MTQFFDRRRFLQTISAAGAGVALSSLQPFAAKGSAGADVIRIGIIGADSSHAVAFTKSFHSPTPAPGLEGFKVVAVLPQASPDIPNNVKRLPGFVDELKKLGVEVVDTMEALLAKTDAILVESNDGRPHYKQALPALQAGKKVFIDKPLAASLAEGIAIFDAARRYNTAVFSCSSLRYMESAQAVAKGSVGKVFGADTYSPCALEKTHPDIFWYGIHGVETLYTVMGPGCKSVSRTHTENTDVAVGAWEDGRIGTFRGNRTGKSEYGGTVYGEKGNAVLGPFKGYEALVVQIAEFFRTGKPPVPEAETLEILAFMEAADESKRKGGKPVELKEMFDRAKKHKRK, via the coding sequence ATGACTCAATTCTTCGACCGCCGCAGGTTTCTCCAGACTATTTCTGCCGCCGGCGCAGGCGTGGCCCTTTCCAGCCTGCAACCCTTCGCCGCAAAAGGTTCCGCGGGTGCCGACGTTATCAGGATCGGCATCATCGGCGCGGACTCTTCCCATGCCGTAGCCTTTACCAAAAGCTTCCACAGTCCCACACCGGCCCCCGGCCTGGAAGGATTTAAAGTGGTGGCCGTATTGCCGCAAGCCAGCCCGGATATTCCCAACAACGTAAAACGCCTGCCGGGTTTTGTGGATGAACTGAAAAAGCTGGGTGTGGAAGTGGTGGATACCATGGAGGCGCTGCTGGCTAAAACAGATGCCATCCTCGTAGAATCCAACGACGGCCGTCCGCACTACAAACAGGCGCTCCCTGCGCTGCAGGCCGGCAAAAAGGTATTCATCGACAAACCGCTGGCTGCCTCCCTTGCGGAAGGCATCGCCATCTTCGATGCGGCGCGCCGGTACAACACCGCCGTTTTCTCCTGTTCTTCCTTAAGATATATGGAAAGCGCACAGGCGGTGGCAAAAGGTTCCGTAGGCAAAGTATTCGGTGCCGACACGTACAGTCCCTGCGCCCTCGAAAAAACGCACCCCGATATTTTCTGGTATGGCATCCACGGGGTGGAAACCCTCTATACCGTGATGGGGCCCGGCTGTAAATCCGTGAGCAGAACGCATACGGAGAATACGGACGTGGCGGTGGGCGCCTGGGAAGATGGCCGCATCGGCACATTCCGCGGCAACCGCACCGGCAAAAGCGAATACGGCGGTACCGTGTACGGTGAAAAAGGCAACGCGGTGCTCGGCCCCTTCAAAGGCTATGAAGCGCTCGTGGTCCAGATCGCTGAATTTTTCAGGACCGGTAAACCCCCGGTGCCGGAAGCGGAAACACTGGAAATACTGGCCTTCATGGAAGCGGCCGACGAAAGCAAACGCAAAGGCGGCAAGCCGGTGGAACTGAAAGAAATGTTCGACAGAGCAAAGAAGCATAAGCGGAAGTAA